In the Brevundimonas sp. MF30-B genome, ACTTCACGAACCAGCGCCCCGGCCCCGGCTCGGAATCCTATCCGGTAAACGCGCTGGGCCGTTACTTCTTCGTCGGCGCCCGGATGCGGTTGGACGCGCTGAGCTCGATCAACCCGTTCTAAGCGATCGGCTAACCAAGACCTTTAGGGCGACTCGCAAGAGCCGCCCTTTTTCTTGGTCTCAGGGCTGCAGGCGTTCGACGGTCCAATCCGCATCCTCGCGCACGAACCGAAGCCGGTCGTGCAGTCTGAAAGGCCGGTCCCGCCAGAACTCGACGGTCTGTGGGACGACGCGCCATCCCGTCCATCTTTCCGGACGTGGCACTTCGCCGTCTGCGAACCGCGCCGTTTCACGGGCGACCGCAGCCTCGAGCGCGCGTCTGTCCGCGATCCGCCGCGACTGATCCGAAGCCCAGGCGCCGATCCGGCTCTCCCGCGCGCGGCTGGCGAAATAGGCGTCGGCGTCTTCGACGCTTACCGGTTCGACCGCACCCCTCACGCGCACCTGCCGGCGCAGCGTCTTCCAGTGGAAGACCAGGGCCGCCGCCGGG is a window encoding:
- the pdxH gene encoding pyridoxamine 5'-phosphate oxidase, whose amino-acid sequence is MTTPVIPPSPSREDYARDYAAALAANGDESIWSREEPIGLFIEWLGQARAHEINDPNAMTLATVDADGLPDARMVLLKDVDARGFTFYSNRESAKGMQLSARPAAALVFHWKTLRRQVRVRGAVEPVSVEDADAYFASRARESRIGAWASDQSRRIADRRALEAAVARETARFADGEVPRPERWTGWRVVPQTVEFWRDRPFRLHDRLRFVREDADWTVERLQP